The Sulfitobacter donghicola DSW-25 = KCTC 12864 = JCM 14565 genome has a segment encoding these proteins:
- a CDS encoding two-component system sensor histidine kinase NtrB encodes MSVESQTALLPAEGALWASLPVPALLVGSDDLILDANAAAEGFLNASAKAVRGIPVWDLVAVDAPLEEAFARARESETTLFVNDVDVGSGQRAPLQSLLQVAPLSGVPGVMILMISPRELSGRMTQNQSVKSAAKSAIGMAEMLAHEIKNPLAGITGAAQLLSMNLAKEDLELTDLIVAESRRIVKLLEQVEQFGNLTQPERGEVNLHDVLDRARRSALLGFGSHMKIIEDYDPSLPMAWGDKDQLLQVVLNLVKNASEAAAKSGGTIRLHSYYEHSFRLRRADGQGIALPLQIEVIDDGPGLPDSIAGDVFEPFVSGRENGTGLGLALVSKIISEHDGWISVSSTPGRTVFRISLPRADAPQDKIKGSGRKPE; translated from the coding sequence ATGAGCGTGGAATCGCAAACAGCACTGCTGCCCGCAGAAGGGGCGCTTTGGGCCTCTCTTCCCGTGCCTGCCTTATTGGTGGGGAGCGATGATTTGATCTTGGATGCTAACGCTGCTGCTGAGGGGTTTTTGAACGCATCGGCCAAGGCCGTTCGTGGCATTCCTGTCTGGGATTTAGTGGCCGTTGATGCGCCGCTGGAAGAGGCTTTTGCCCGCGCGCGCGAGTCCGAGACAACCCTGTTTGTGAATGATGTCGATGTGGGCAGCGGCCAACGCGCGCCCTTGCAATCGCTGCTTCAGGTTGCCCCTTTATCGGGTGTTCCTGGGGTGATGATCCTGATGATTTCGCCGCGCGAACTCTCTGGGCGGATGACGCAGAACCAATCGGTGAAATCTGCTGCTAAATCGGCCATTGGCATGGCTGAGATGCTGGCCCATGAGATCAAAAACCCGCTTGCTGGTATTACGGGCGCGGCCCAGCTTCTGAGCATGAACCTTGCCAAAGAGGATCTGGAGCTGACCGACCTCATCGTCGCTGAAAGCCGCCGGATCGTTAAGCTGCTGGAACAGGTCGAGCAATTTGGCAACCTGACCCAACCCGAAAGGGGCGAGGTGAACCTGCACGATGTGCTGGATCGCGCCCGCAGATCTGCCTTGCTGGGTTTTGGGTCTCATATGAAAATCATCGAAGATTACGACCCCTCATTGCCGATGGCTTGGGGGGATAAAGACCAGCTTTTGCAGGTGGTTCTGAATCTGGTCAAAAACGCCTCCGAAGCCGCAGCAAAAAGCGGCGGGACCATCCGCCTTCACAGCTATTATGAACATTCCTTCCGTTTGCGCCGCGCCGACGGCCAAGGGATCGCATTGCCTCTACAGATCGAAGTGATCGACGATGGTCCGGGTTTGCCTGACAGCATCGCAGGCGATGTGTTTGAGCCATTTGTATCGGGTCGTGAAAACGGCACGGGGCTGGGGCTTGCTTTGGTGAGCAAGATCATCTCAGAGCACGATGGCTGGATTTCTGTTTCCTCAACACCGGGGCGTACGGTGTTCCGTATCTCTCTGCCACGCGCAGATGCGCCCCAAGATAAAATTAAAGGCTCAGGTAGAAAACCTGAATAA
- the dusB gene encoding tRNA dihydrouridine synthase DusB translates to MSLPLDLTPPVFLAPMAGITDLPYRNLVAQFGAGLVVSEMIASGEWLTERPGTREKAELGIGVEGTSVQISGREAAPMAEAAKMIEDQGARIIDINMGCPAKKVTQGASGSALMKTPDHALRLIEAVVDAVEVPVTLKTRLGWDDAMLNAPDIARRAEAAGIQMITIHGRTRCQFYKGSADWAAIRGVVEAVDVPVVANGDIIDATTARQALAQSGAQGVMVGRGVQGQPWLLAQIAHEIYGTPAPVIPQGRGFVDMVMEHYDEMLRFYGTKLGLRVARKHLGWYMDHAQTPDAARRAVLTARSVEETMILLPSALGPVEKDAAA, encoded by the coding sequence ATGAGTTTACCATTGGATCTTACTCCACCTGTTTTTCTGGCACCAATGGCCGGAATAACCGATTTACCTTACCGCAACTTGGTCGCGCAATTTGGCGCAGGCTTGGTGGTGTCCGAGATGATCGCATCGGGGGAATGGCTGACCGAACGGCCAGGAACACGCGAAAAGGCCGAGCTGGGGATCGGGGTTGAGGGGACATCTGTTCAGATTTCAGGCCGAGAAGCCGCACCCATGGCCGAAGCGGCCAAGATGATCGAAGATCAAGGGGCGCGCATCATTGATATTAATATGGGTTGCCCCGCCAAAAAGGTCACGCAGGGGGCATCAGGATCGGCGTTGATGAAAACGCCAGATCACGCGCTGCGCCTGATCGAAGCGGTTGTGGACGCGGTTGAGGTGCCTGTCACCCTAAAGACGCGGCTTGGCTGGGATGATGCGATGCTGAACGCGCCAGATATTGCGCGCCGTGCAGAGGCCGCAGGCATTCAGATGATCACAATTCACGGGCGCACGCGCTGCCAGTTTTACAAAGGTAGCGCAGATTGGGCTGCCATTCGCGGCGTTGTCGAGGCGGTCGATGTGCCGGTTGTTGCAAATGGCGATATCATTGACGCCACCACCGCCCGTCAGGCGCTTGCCCAATCCGGCGCGCAGGGGGTCATGGTTGGGCGCGGTGTGCAGGGGCAGCCGTGGCTGTTGGCGCAGATTGCCCATGAAATCTACGGAACACCCGCACCTGTTATTCCGCAGGGCCGTGGCTTTGTTGATATGGTGATGGAGCATTACGACGAGATGCTGAGGTTTTATGGAACCAAATTGGGGCTGCGGGTCGCTCGTAAACATTTGGGGTGGTATATGGATCACGCCCAAACCCCTGATGCCGCACGGCGTGCTGTGCTGACAGCCCGCAGTGTGGAGGAAACGATGATCCTGCTGCCCTCTGCTTTGGGCCCCGTTGAAAAGGATGCCGCGGCATGA